Proteins encoded in a region of the Streptococcus sanguinis genome:
- a CDS encoding CPBP family intramembrane glutamic endopeptidase: MKKSRILDGVSQARFVPPYILSLLLAIVFVQGGQQLAYLALEPISAVLSLMLGFLGQGGFFEIFFNFALPFLLFGFVFMILALFLWVRWAEGRPLVTLGFVKKGGLTELGKGLGLGFLLFSLVALLMLLSGAGSFEWGQLTLEPFLYILILLPLWMIQGGAEELVTRAWLLPVAVKKTNLPIGLLTSSLLFALLHLGNPDIGILPIINIAIFGLFASLYLLRTDNIWGIIGLHAAWNFTQGNIYGFSVSGTGVDAAVLNFIPKTDLSWLTGGAFGAEASIFSSLILLLAVFYLLIKMKKDGSLTVFVRMAQK, translated from the coding sequence ATGAAAAAATCACGTATCTTGGACGGAGTCAGTCAAGCTCGCTTTGTCCCTCCTTATATTTTGTCTCTTTTACTGGCGATTGTTTTCGTGCAAGGAGGACAGCAGTTGGCCTATCTGGCTTTGGAGCCAATTTCGGCTGTCCTCAGTCTTATGCTAGGTTTTTTAGGCCAAGGTGGATTCTTTGAAATCTTCTTCAATTTTGCCCTGCCTTTTCTCTTGTTCGGCTTTGTATTTATGATACTGGCTCTCTTTCTTTGGGTGCGCTGGGCTGAAGGACGACCGCTTGTGACTCTTGGCTTTGTCAAAAAAGGCGGATTGACGGAGCTCGGTAAAGGCTTGGGATTAGGTTTTCTCCTCTTTAGTCTAGTCGCTCTGCTTATGCTGTTGAGCGGAGCTGGCTCTTTTGAATGGGGACAGCTGACGCTGGAACCTTTTCTCTATATCTTGATTTTGCTTCCGCTCTGGATGATTCAGGGTGGAGCAGAAGAGCTAGTGACACGGGCTTGGCTGCTGCCAGTTGCTGTCAAAAAGACCAACCTGCCTATCGGTTTGCTGACTTCAAGCCTGCTCTTTGCCCTCTTGCACCTAGGCAATCCAGATATTGGTATTCTTCCCATTATTAACATTGCCATATTTGGCCTCTTTGCAAGTCTCTATCTGCTCCGGACGGACAATATCTGGGGGATTATAGGACTTCATGCTGCTTGGAACTTTACCCAAGGAAATATCTACGGTTTCAGCGTTAGTGGTACTGGCGTTGACGCTGCGGTCCTGAACTTTATTCCTAAGACGGACTTGAGCTGGCTGACTGGTGGAGCTTTCGGCGCTGAAGCTTCTATTTTCAGCTCGCTCATTCTCTTGCTGGCCGTTTTTTACTTGCTTATCAAGATGAAAAAAGACGGTAGCTTGACAGTGTTTGTGAGAATGGCTCAGAAATAG
- a CDS encoding 8-oxo-dGTP diphosphatase — protein sequence MSRSQETILTNICLVEDVSRGKLLMQYRFPERYRWSGYAFPGGHIEKGESLHDAVVREILEETGLTIIHPKLVGVKNWHTDDGIRYIVFCYKATEFSGQIHSTEEGEISWVDKDSLPQLDLAYDMLELLRMMEDEELSEYYYHERIEGGWRKSMY from the coding sequence ATGTCACGTTCCCAAGAAACAATCCTAACAAATATCTGCCTTGTTGAAGATGTATCGCGCGGTAAACTTCTAATGCAATATCGTTTTCCTGAGCGCTATCGTTGGTCTGGATATGCCTTTCCTGGTGGGCATATTGAGAAGGGTGAGTCCCTCCATGATGCTGTTGTCCGAGAGATTTTAGAGGAAACTGGTTTGACTATTATTCATCCAAAACTGGTCGGGGTAAAGAACTGGCATACGGATGATGGGATTCGCTATATCGTCTTTTGTTACAAAGCGACTGAATTTTCTGGTCAGATTCACTCGACAGAAGAGGGAGAGATTTCTTGGGTAGACAAGGATAGCCTGCCACAGCTGGACTTGGCTTACGATATGCTTGAACTTTTGCGTATGATGGAAGATGAGGAATTATCTGAATATTACTATCACGAGCGCATAGAAGGTGGCTGGCGCAAGAGTATGTATTAA
- the uvrB gene encoding excinuclease ABC subunit UvrB, with protein sequence MINRITDNKFELVSKYEPSGDQPQAIEQLVDNIEGGEKAQILMGATGTGKTYTMSQVIAQVNKPTLVIAHNKTLAGQLYGEFKEFFPNNAVEYFVSYYDYYQPEAYVPSSDTYIEKDSSVNDEIDKLRHSATSALLERNDVIVVASVSCIYGLGSPKEYSDSVVSLRPGLEISRDKLLNDLVDIQFERNDIDFQRGKFRVRGDVVEIFPASRDEHAFRVEFFGDEIDRIREVEALTGRVLGEVDHLAIFPATHFVTNEDHMEVAIAKIQAELEEQLAIFEKEGKLLEAQRLKQRTEYDIEMLREMGYTNGVENYSRHMDGRSEGEPPYTLLDFFPDDFLIMIDESHMTMGQIRGMYNGDRSRKEMLVNYGFRLPSALDNRPLRREEFESHVHQIVYVSATPGDYENEQTDTVIEQIIRPTGLLDPEVEVRPTMGQIDDLLGEINARVEKNERTFITTLTKKMAEDLTDYFKEMGVKVKYMHSDIKTLERTEIIRDLRLGVFDVLVGINLLREGIDVPEVSLVAILDADKEGFLRNERGLIQTIGRAARNSEGHVIMYADTMTQSMQRAIDETARRRAIQMAYNEEHGIVPQTIKKEIRDLISVTKAALPDKEETVEIESLNKQERKDMIKKLEGQMQEAAGLLDFELAAQIRDMILEIKAMD encoded by the coding sequence ATGATTAACAGAATAACAGATAATAAATTTGAATTGGTTTCCAAGTACGAGCCTTCGGGTGATCAACCCCAAGCTATTGAGCAGCTGGTGGACAATATCGAGGGAGGCGAGAAAGCCCAGATTCTCATGGGGGCGACTGGTACTGGTAAGACTTATACCATGAGTCAGGTTATAGCTCAGGTCAACAAGCCGACTCTGGTTATCGCCCATAATAAAACGCTGGCCGGCCAGCTTTATGGTGAGTTCAAGGAGTTCTTCCCCAATAACGCAGTGGAATACTTCGTTTCCTACTATGATTACTACCAGCCGGAGGCCTATGTGCCCTCCAGCGATACTTATATCGAAAAGGATAGCTCGGTCAATGACGAGATTGATAAGCTACGTCACTCAGCGACATCAGCCCTCTTGGAGCGCAATGACGTGATTGTCGTGGCTTCGGTCTCTTGTATTTATGGTCTGGGTTCGCCTAAGGAATACTCTGATAGTGTGGTTAGCCTGCGTCCTGGCTTAGAGATTTCCCGTGACAAGCTGCTTAATGATTTGGTTGATATTCAGTTTGAGCGTAATGACATTGACTTTCAGCGGGGGAAATTCCGGGTTCGTGGCGATGTGGTGGAGATTTTCCCAGCTTCCCGGGATGAGCATGCCTTTCGGGTAGAGTTTTTCGGAGATGAAATTGACCGGATTCGTGAGGTTGAAGCCTTGACCGGTCGAGTCTTGGGCGAGGTGGACCATTTGGCCATCTTCCCAGCCACTCACTTCGTAACCAATGAAGACCACATGGAAGTAGCCATTGCCAAGATTCAGGCCGAGCTGGAGGAGCAGCTAGCTATCTTTGAGAAGGAAGGCAAGCTTCTGGAAGCCCAGCGCTTGAAACAGCGTACAGAGTATGATATCGAAATGCTACGTGAAATGGGCTATACCAACGGTGTTGAGAACTATTCTCGCCATATGGATGGTCGAAGCGAAGGAGAACCTCCTTATACCCTTCTGGACTTTTTCCCTGATGACTTCTTGATTATGATTGACGAGAGTCACATGACCATGGGACAGATTCGGGGCATGTACAATGGCGACCGCTCTCGTAAGGAGATGCTGGTTAATTATGGTTTCCGTCTGCCGTCTGCCTTGGACAATCGTCCGCTGCGCCGAGAAGAATTTGAGAGCCATGTTCACCAGATTGTCTATGTATCCGCTACGCCGGGAGACTATGAAAATGAACAGACGGATACTGTTATTGAGCAGATTATCCGGCCGACCGGGCTTCTGGATCCAGAGGTGGAAGTCCGCCCAACCATGGGGCAGATTGATGACCTTTTGGGAGAAATTAATGCCCGTGTCGAAAAGAATGAGCGGACCTTTATCACAACTCTGACCAAGAAGATGGCGGAAGATTTGACGGACTACTTCAAGGAAATGGGTGTCAAGGTCAAGTACATGCACTCGGACATCAAGACCTTGGAGCGAACCGAGATTATCCGTGATTTGCGCTTGGGTGTCTTTGACGTTCTGGTTGGGATTAACCTTTTGCGCGAGGGAATCGATGTTCCCGAGGTTAGTCTGGTGGCAATTCTTGATGCGGACAAGGAAGGTTTTCTGCGCAATGAACGTGGTCTGATCCAGACCATTGGACGGGCAGCTCGAAACAGCGAGGGGCATGTGATCATGTATGCGGACACTATGACCCAGTCTATGCAGCGAGCTATTGATGAAACTGCCCGCCGTCGGGCAATCCAGATGGCTTATAATGAAGAGCATGGCATTGTACCGCAGACCATCAAGAAAGAAATCCGCGACCTGATCAGTGTGACCAAGGCAGCCCTGCCAGACAAGGAAGAAACTGTCGAAATCGAAAGCCTCAACAAGCAAGAGCGCAAGGACATGATTAAGAAACTGGAAGGTCAAATGCAAGAAGCTGCCGGACTTCTGGACTTCGAACTAGCCGCACAGATTCGCGATATGATTCTGGAAATAAAGGCGATGGATTAA
- a CDS encoding transcription repressor NadR, giving the protein MVYNEAMTKQRREELLNLLKTSSAALNGQSLAEHFHVTRQIIVQDIALLRADGAPILSTNRGYLYKDRQENAAVHQLFKVQHGAEDMEAELLAIVDNGGRVQTILIEHPVYGEIQTYLKLTCRRDVQHFLQQVASCAFRPLSELTDGVHYHLVQADSQQDLDYVESALRDLGFLQE; this is encoded by the coding sequence TTGGTTTACAATGAAGCTATGACCAAGCAAAGACGAGAAGAACTATTAAACCTTTTGAAAACATCATCTGCTGCCCTCAATGGCCAGTCACTGGCTGAACATTTCCATGTGACTAGGCAGATTATCGTTCAAGATATCGCCCTCTTGCGGGCTGATGGTGCCCCCATCCTCTCAACCAATCGTGGCTATCTTTATAAAGACCGCCAAGAAAATGCTGCTGTCCATCAGCTCTTCAAGGTTCAGCATGGGGCTGAGGATATGGAGGCTGAGTTGCTGGCTATCGTGGATAATGGCGGGCGCGTACAGACTATTTTGATTGAGCATCCAGTTTACGGCGAAATCCAGACTTACCTGAAGCTTACCTGCCGCCGCGATGTCCAACATTTTCTCCAACAGGTCGCATCCTGTGCCTTTCGCCCCTTATCTGAGCTAACAGATGGAGTCCACTATCACCTAGTACAAGCCGACTCTCAGCAGGATTTGGACTATGTAGAATCCGCCTTGAGAGACCTAGGATTTTTACAGGAATAA
- a CDS encoding CPBP family intramembrane glutamic endopeptidase → MFKSRMLDAIKQSRYIPPVWLAILIAIGFVYGGGILSFVGLLPIGIVVGLLIGFADPTVNRAEAMAVLAPYTVFFQLAGFFFIALAVFLWVRYREKRPFSSLGFYKEDWFKNLLKGFLIGAVQFSMVVVLLLVTGTGSLKLGQLNLQSLIFVLAIIPFWILQGGTEELVTRGWLFPAVSAKSNIFIGILISSTLFGALHLFNPGVTVLSIVNIILDGIFACFLMLKYDNMWVLAGMHGAWNFVQGNIYGIQVSGQGASTSILNYSSQSSVDLLSGGAFGAEGSIFASIVLIGCIAYLYWSLKKENRLPQALMFKK, encoded by the coding sequence ATGTTTAAATCTCGTATGTTGGATGCTATCAAGCAATCGCGCTATATCCCACCAGTTTGGTTAGCTATTTTAATCGCTATTGGTTTTGTTTATGGAGGAGGAATTTTAAGTTTTGTCGGGTTGTTACCAATTGGAATAGTTGTCGGACTCTTGATTGGTTTTGCAGATCCTACAGTTAATCGAGCAGAAGCAATGGCGGTGCTTGCTCCCTATACAGTCTTTTTTCAGCTAGCTGGTTTCTTCTTTATCGCCCTAGCAGTCTTCCTCTGGGTTCGATATCGTGAGAAGCGTCCTTTTTCTAGTCTGGGATTTTACAAAGAAGACTGGTTCAAAAATCTCCTCAAAGGCTTCCTTATAGGAGCGGTTCAGTTCTCAATGGTTGTGGTCTTGCTCTTAGTTACGGGGACAGGCAGTCTGAAATTAGGTCAGCTTAACTTGCAGTCTTTGATTTTTGTCCTAGCTATCATTCCTTTCTGGATTCTCCAAGGTGGAACAGAAGAGCTAGTGACGCGTGGTTGGCTTTTTCCAGCAGTTAGTGCTAAGTCAAATATCTTCATTGGTATCTTGATTTCTAGCACTCTATTCGGGGCACTGCACCTCTTTAACCCTGGTGTGACCGTTCTTTCTATTGTCAATATCATACTAGACGGTATCTTTGCTTGTTTCCTTATGCTCAAGTATGACAATATGTGGGTACTGGCTGGTATGCATGGCGCTTGGAATTTTGTGCAAGGAAATATCTATGGTATTCAGGTCAGTGGTCAAGGAGCATCTACCTCAATTTTGAACTATAGCTCACAATCTTCTGTGGATTTGCTATCCGGTGGGGCTTTTGGTGCTGAAGGATCTATTTTTGCCAGTATCGTCCTGATTGGCTGCATTGCCTATCTCTACTGGTCACTTAAAAAAGAAAATCGCCTGCCTCAGGCGCTGATGTTTAAAAAATAA
- a CDS encoding DUF1697 domain-containing protein — protein MRYALLLRGINVGGKNKVVMADLKKDLAGLGFENPVSYINSGNLFFDSEEQEERIREILTAYFSRSYDFPLPFVLVSSAMLQKERDNLPAWWQDETAFRRDVLFYLPETDRESVQELAGSWANDKEQLHFGQTAFFYSNADQADYLKSNYHKKLLKSSFYKQLTIRNGKTFQKIVELVNEK, from the coding sequence ATGCGTTATGCACTTTTACTCCGCGGCATTAATGTCGGTGGGAAAAACAAGGTCGTTATGGCTGATTTGAAGAAGGATTTGGCTGGGTTGGGTTTTGAAAATCCAGTTTCCTACATCAACAGCGGCAATCTTTTCTTTGATAGCGAGGAGCAGGAGGAGAGGATTCGGGAGATTTTGACGGCTTATTTCAGTCGGTCTTATGATTTTCCTCTGCCTTTTGTCCTTGTCAGCTCTGCCATGCTTCAAAAAGAAAGAGATAATCTGCCTGCTTGGTGGCAGGATGAAACAGCCTTTCGGCGAGATGTTCTCTTTTATTTGCCGGAGACAGATAGGGAGAGTGTTCAAGAGCTGGCTGGCAGTTGGGCGAATGACAAGGAGCAACTGCATTTTGGGCAGACAGCTTTCTTTTATAGCAATGCTGACCAAGCGGACTATCTCAAGTCCAACTACCATAAAAAACTGCTCAAGTCCAGTTTCTATAAGCAACTAACTATCCGAAACGGAAAGACTTTCCAGAAGATTGTGGAGTTGGTAAATGAAAAGTAA
- a CDS encoding GNAT family N-acetyltransferase, producing the protein MVITIKAMQTAEEIEGKSRVHWQTWREAYDGILPVEFQEQMTLDKCRFYSQKYPENTLIALDAAKVVGFVSYGDFRDLDKRAGEIIALYVLKSYYGKGVGRQLMEAAFAALDGYQEILLWVLEDNKRAIAFYEKMGFVFDGQEKVIDLGKAVKEKRMIYSKNSNS; encoded by the coding sequence ATGGTCATAACTATTAAAGCAATGCAAACCGCTGAGGAGATAGAAGGGAAATCCCGAGTTCATTGGCAGACATGGCGTGAAGCTTATGATGGCATCTTGCCCGTGGAATTTCAAGAGCAGATGACTTTGGATAAGTGCCGGTTTTATAGTCAAAAGTATCCTGAAAATACCTTGATCGCTTTGGATGCTGCTAAAGTGGTCGGTTTTGTTAGCTATGGTGATTTTCGAGACTTAGATAAAAGAGCAGGTGAAATTATTGCCCTTTATGTCCTCAAAAGTTATTATGGCAAGGGGGTAGGACGGCAACTCATGGAGGCTGCTTTTGCTGCCTTGGATGGTTATCAAGAGATTTTATTATGGGTTTTAGAAGATAACAAACGTGCCATCGCCTTTTATGAAAAAATGGGTTTTGTTTTTGACGGTCAGGAAAAGGTCATTGACCTAGGAAAAGCTGTCAAAGAAAAACGGATGATCTACTCGAAAAACTCTAACAGTTAG
- a CDS encoding zinc ribbon domain-containing protein YjdM, with translation MNNLPNCPKCNSEYVYEDGTLLVCPECAYEWNPAEVQEAEEGPVAIDANGNKLTDGDTVTLIKDLKVKGAPKDLKQGTRVKNIRIVEGDHNIDCKIDGFGAMKLKSEFVKKI, from the coding sequence ATGAACAACCTACCAAACTGCCCCAAATGTAATTCAGAGTATGTCTACGAAGATGGAACGCTCTTGGTCTGCCCAGAGTGCGCCTATGAGTGGAATCCAGCTGAGGTCCAAGAAGCAGAAGAAGGACCAGTAGCGATCGATGCTAATGGCAATAAGCTGACTGATGGCGACACAGTTACCTTGATTAAGGACCTGAAGGTCAAAGGAGCACCTAAGGATCTCAAGCAGGGAACGCGCGTGAAAAATATCCGCATCGTAGAAGGCGACCATAATATCGACTGTAAGATTGACGGCTTCGGTGCGATGAAGCTCAAGTCAGAGTTTGTTAAGAAAATTTGA
- a CDS encoding ECF transporter S component has translation MKPKSKNQFMTLTAFLTALAIVIPLVMPIKIVIPPASFTLASHVAIFLAMFISPLMTVIVVIGSAIGFGMSGLPFIITLRALSHLLFASIGALYLQKHPDTLDSQKKTWIFNFLLALIHAFGEVVVCILFYTTSSYPANAFYILFALVGLGTVIHSMVDFVIAKFIYQALKKIR, from the coding sequence ATGAAACCAAAATCTAAAAATCAGTTTATGACACTGACCGCTTTTTTGACTGCACTAGCTATTGTTATCCCGCTGGTTATGCCGATTAAAATTGTCATTCCGCCCGCTTCCTTCACCTTAGCCAGTCATGTCGCTATCTTTTTGGCTATGTTTATATCCCCTCTCATGACGGTGATTGTCGTGATTGGCTCTGCTATTGGATTTGGAATGTCTGGGCTTCCTTTTATCATCACGCTTAGGGCCCTGTCCCACTTGCTCTTCGCTAGCATCGGCGCTCTTTATCTGCAAAAGCACCCTGACACATTGGACAGCCAGAAGAAGACTTGGATATTTAATTTCCTACTAGCCTTGATTCATGCCTTTGGTGAAGTGGTCGTCTGCATCCTCTTTTACACGACTTCTTCCTATCCAGCTAATGCTTTCTATATCTTATTTGCTCTGGTTGGACTTGGTACGGTCATCCATAGTATGGTCGACTTTGTCATTGCTAAGTTCATCTATCAAGCGCTGAAAAAGATTCGCTAG